The Aggregicoccus sp. 17bor-14 genome includes a region encoding these proteins:
- a CDS encoding 3'-5' exoribonuclease YhaM family protein yields MATETQNEETSASVEHVRKVYAKDLREKDRVHTVFRVTQKARVTARSGKVFLSAVLADKSGEVDARVFERAEELDAAFASGDYLLVEGNVIAFHGKPQVVIEKLEKLDPEPLDPKEFEPPPAPPAPAAPAQAAAASSAEPAAPRSGGEGAGGARSVGQIREIVEQRIQDPHVKALLLAFLDDSEIAALLPQAPAAKGIHHAYRGGLADHLLSVMRLTLRVADHYPMADRDLLLAGALLHDVMKVKEISSAKGFDYTDEGRLVGHLVMTAQKIREKTLQLPGFPPLLEQHLTHLVLAHHGQLEYGSPKLPLTLEAHIVHALDSLDSRIASWTEAMARDPNERWTEPLRHYDRSLWKGPVPTVRGKAPVESRRNKQRDGEPRRKGKGAQQQQPQAAAPAATPTEGGAPSAAAPAAREERPPRRERPPREDRGPREDRGPREPRPPRGDKPASAPKELTFKPFSALTGDLQAPKPAQEAPAASEPAQGTEPGSGE; encoded by the coding sequence ATGGCGACCGAAACCCAGAACGAAGAGACCTCCGCCTCCGTCGAGCACGTCCGCAAGGTGTACGCGAAGGACCTGCGCGAGAAGGACCGCGTCCACACCGTGTTCCGCGTGACCCAGAAGGCGCGCGTCACCGCCCGCTCGGGCAAGGTGTTCCTCAGCGCCGTGCTCGCCGACAAGAGCGGCGAGGTGGACGCCCGCGTCTTCGAGCGCGCCGAAGAGCTGGATGCCGCCTTCGCCTCCGGCGACTACCTGCTCGTCGAGGGCAACGTCATCGCCTTCCACGGCAAGCCGCAGGTGGTGATCGAGAAGCTCGAGAAGCTGGACCCCGAGCCGCTGGACCCCAAGGAGTTCGAGCCCCCGCCCGCGCCTCCGGCCCCGGCCGCTCCCGCGCAGGCCGCCGCCGCCTCCTCCGCCGAGCCCGCGGCCCCGCGCAGCGGTGGCGAGGGCGCGGGCGGCGCGCGCTCGGTGGGACAGATCCGCGAGATCGTGGAGCAGCGCATCCAGGACCCGCACGTGAAGGCGCTGCTGCTCGCCTTCCTGGACGATTCCGAGATCGCCGCCCTCCTGCCCCAGGCGCCGGCCGCCAAGGGCATCCACCACGCCTACCGCGGCGGGCTCGCGGATCACCTGCTCTCCGTGATGCGCCTCACCCTGCGGGTCGCGGACCACTACCCCATGGCGGACCGCGACCTGCTGCTCGCCGGCGCGCTCCTGCACGACGTGATGAAGGTGAAGGAGATCTCGTCCGCCAAGGGCTTCGACTACACCGACGAGGGCCGCCTCGTGGGCCACCTGGTGATGACCGCGCAGAAGATCCGCGAGAAGACCCTGCAGCTGCCCGGCTTCCCGCCCCTGCTCGAGCAGCACCTCACCCACCTCGTGCTCGCCCACCACGGCCAGCTCGAGTACGGCTCGCCCAAGCTGCCCCTCACCCTCGAGGCGCACATCGTCCACGCGCTGGACTCGCTCGACTCGCGCATCGCCTCGTGGACCGAGGCCATGGCGCGCGACCCCAACGAGCGCTGGACCGAGCCGCTGCGCCACTACGATCGCTCGCTCTGGAAGGGCCCCGTGCCCACCGTGCGCGGCAAGGCGCCCGTGGAGAGCCGCCGCAACAAGCAGCGCGACGGAGAGCCGCGCCGCAAGGGCAAGGGCGCGCAGCAGCAGCAGCCCCAGGCCGCGGCGCCGGCAGCCACGCCCACCGAGGGAGGCGCGCCGTCCGCGGCCGCCCCCGCCGCGCGCGAGGAGCGCCCGCCGCGCCGCGAGCGTCCGCCCCGTGAGGACCGCGGCCCGCGCGAGGACCGCGGCCCGCGCGAGCCGCGCCCGCCGCGCGGCGACAAGCCGGCGAGTGCGCCGAAGGAGCTGACCTTCAAGCCCTTCAGCGCGCTGACGGGCGACCTGCAGGCCCCGAAGCCGGCGCAGGAGGCCCCCGCGGCCTCCGAGCCTGCGCAGGGCACCGAGCCGGGCTCCGGCGAGTAG
- a CDS encoding class I SAM-dependent rRNA methyltransferase codes for MLSTYLSRDAARSLRLGASWVPREGILSMDGTPALGEPVQLRDEDGQVLGLADLDLESSYTVRRLGLPEEAAEGLVPRHLRQALERRARLVDDPRFCRLVNDDGDGLPGLTIDRYDTHFVVQTFTRAMDARVQEISRALVEVAGASSVLLRNDSPRRKGLGLPSQRPHVLYGSPPRWCRMLELGARFTVDLSYGRRTGYHYDQRELRRFLGRMAQGARVFDPCCTTGGLFVHAGLHGARSVRAFEANADAAELARENAEANGLSGRAKVEQGESLKVLQANRETFDLVLLDTPDARTDEAFIERVRLGLRATRRGGRLAVVGYHPPLSAGTFDRHVTVACEQEQRIAFRLGRFGLPPDHPTPVGSPTAEYLEAVALEVN; via the coding sequence TTGCTCAGCACCTATCTTTCTCGTGACGCGGCGCGCAGCCTTCGGCTCGGAGCTTCCTGGGTTCCGCGCGAAGGCATCCTGTCCATGGACGGCACCCCTGCGCTGGGGGAGCCGGTGCAGCTGCGCGACGAGGACGGACAGGTGCTGGGGCTCGCCGACCTGGACCTCGAGTCCTCGTACACGGTGCGGCGGCTGGGGCTGCCCGAGGAGGCGGCCGAGGGGCTCGTCCCCCGCCACCTGCGCCAGGCGCTCGAGCGCCGCGCGCGCCTCGTGGACGACCCGCGCTTCTGCCGCCTCGTGAACGACGACGGGGACGGGCTGCCCGGCCTCACCATCGACCGCTACGACACCCACTTCGTGGTGCAGACCTTCACCCGCGCCATGGACGCGCGGGTGCAGGAGATCAGCCGCGCCCTGGTGGAGGTGGCCGGCGCGAGCTCGGTGCTGCTGCGCAACGACAGCCCGCGCCGCAAGGGCCTGGGGCTGCCCTCGCAGCGCCCGCACGTGCTCTACGGCAGCCCGCCGCGCTGGTGCCGCATGCTCGAGCTCGGGGCACGCTTCACCGTGGACCTCTCCTACGGGCGGCGCACCGGCTACCACTACGATCAGCGCGAGCTGCGCCGCTTCCTCGGGCGCATGGCCCAGGGCGCACGCGTGTTCGACCCCTGCTGCACCACCGGCGGCCTCTTCGTGCACGCGGGCCTGCACGGCGCGCGCAGCGTGCGCGCCTTCGAGGCGAACGCGGACGCGGCGGAGCTCGCGCGCGAGAACGCGGAGGCCAACGGCCTGTCGGGCCGCGCCAAGGTCGAGCAGGGCGAGAGCCTCAAGGTGCTGCAGGCCAACCGCGAGACCTTCGACCTGGTGCTCCTGGACACCCCGGACGCGCGCACCGACGAGGCCTTCATCGAGCGCGTGCGCCTGGGCCTGCGCGCCACGCGGCGCGGCGGCCGGCTCGCGGTGGTGGGCTACCACCCGCCCCTGAGCGCGGGCACCTTCGACCGCCACGTGACGGTGGCGTGCGAGCAGGAGCAGCGCATCGCGTTCCGGCTCGGGCGCTTCGGCCTGCCGCCGGACCACCCCACCCCGGTGGGCTCGCCCACGGCCGAGTACCTCGAGGCCGTGGCGCTCGAGGTGAACTAG
- a CDS encoding START domain-containing protein, whose product MISAASVSLVVLLALGAGPASPPAAWEAVTEVDGIRVYARERAESSVSEVRAVGMVDAPPLAVWQVVRDYANQPKSSPYVEVARVLASEADGKVILLYNVIKAPLADRRDVTVRITDESDWQEGRGYLKARWTASELGPPPTPGIVRIHLNDGFWLLEPMDGGARTRVTYSLYTDPGGSVPRWIVNRANRSSLPEVLRALRREVAARAAGAASER is encoded by the coding sequence ATGATTTCCGCTGCGTCCGTCTCGCTCGTCGTGCTCCTTGCCCTGGGGGCGGGCCCTGCCTCCCCCCCTGCCGCCTGGGAGGCCGTGACGGAGGTGGACGGCATCCGCGTCTACGCCCGCGAGCGCGCCGAGAGCAGCGTGTCCGAGGTGCGCGCGGTGGGGATGGTCGATGCGCCGCCCCTCGCGGTCTGGCAGGTGGTGCGCGACTACGCGAACCAGCCGAAGAGCTCTCCGTACGTGGAGGTCGCCCGCGTGCTCGCCAGCGAGGCGGACGGCAAGGTCATCCTCCTCTACAACGTGATCAAGGCGCCGCTCGCGGACCGGCGGGACGTGACGGTGCGCATCACGGACGAGTCGGACTGGCAGGAGGGGCGCGGCTACCTCAAGGCGCGCTGGACCGCGAGCGAGCTGGGGCCGCCGCCCACGCCCGGCATCGTGCGCATCCACCTCAACGATGGCTTCTGGCTGCTCGAGCCCATGGACGGCGGGGCGCGCACGCGGGTGACCTACTCGCTGTACACGGACCCGGGCGGCTCGGTGCCCCGCTGGATCGTGAACCGCGCCAACCGCAGCTCGCTGCCCGAGGTGCTGCGCGCGCTGCGGCGCGAGGTCGCAGCGCGCGCCGCGGGCGCGGCTTCGGAGCGCTAG